The genomic stretch TGGGGCTGGCCCACAGGCCAAGGAGTCAGCAACTGTCTCATCCTCTGCACCCATGAGCCCCACGAGAAGACGTGCCCTGGATCATTACCTCACCCTTCGAAGGTGAGGATACAGAATCACCTTCcttaagttttctcttttctctctgactctccttttTTCAATCCTTCtcaattgttgttgttgtttttttttccttattccctACTAACTTCTTAAATCTCTTTTCCTGACCTATTCTCTTTGTTATTTCCAGCTCTGGATGGATCCCAGATGGACAAGGTCGATGGGTAAAAGATGAGAATGTTGAGTTTGACTCTGATGAAGAGGAACCCCCTGACCTCCCCTTGGACTGACACATTCCATTCCCCCACTCAGTTCAGAACTAAATTTCAGTGGGCTCTGGAAGCCGAATTTTCCTCGAGTCTCCTTCCTTGTTCCATTTCAGGATTTCAAATCTGCATTCTCAGCCTGGCCAATTCTTCCCTGCAATGTACATGACTCCCCATACTtctaacccctcccccaccttctacCAATGTCATGCCAAGCGTCAGCTGCACGTAGCCCAATGCCCTATTAATAAGTCTGTCAGAAGGAGGTCTGTGCCCTTCATGTTGTCTGccttcttccccacctccactcaAAGTCCTTTCCTCCTTCAGATCACACAGGGTTGTGGGTAGACGCCGGGGGACCTGGCCACGTCTGGAAAGAGGGTTGGGGTAGGTACTCTGTGAGAGCAGAAAGGACTAAATGAAAAGACAGGGGTGTGGGGAACACCAAGGGAGGGagctcccccacctcctcctagTAACTTGAACCTCTCTGTCTGCTGATCCCCAGAGTATAAATAATCCCCTGATGAACTGGCAGTAACCCTTGGGGGTTAGCGCCAAGATTCCCACCCAGAGCccaaggaaggaggcaggcagagtgGACAGAAGGGCCTTTATTTACAGGAAGGGGGAGAGATGAGGATTTAAGCATTCAGGGCTTCCAGCTCTGGTTGGTAAAGGGAAAGGAAGTGttatctctttttttgctggCGACCTGTAACAGGGAACAGTAAACACAagtctttcttccatctcttaCTTCCTGCAGAGGTGCTCTTCTTTCCAGGTCCTTGAGGCCAGACTCATAAAGAGGTAGTGTCTTTGGCCAGCAAGCACGCCCACCCCACATTAACAAAACGAAATAAGACATGATGTGGCAAGTAAAAGTACCATGCTCCCAAACGGGTATGTCTAGCTCCTTTCATGCCTTTCTACATGTATACGTTTGGGGTCAGGGAGACTCTTCTATACTTTTTAGTCACTTAGGGGATTTAAACTTCACGTGCGAATATTGCTTTGGCTGTACCCCAAGCTATTAGTCCCTAAGTCAGGCTTCAGAAGGATCTACTTGCCCCCATACAGCATGTCTGCATTTACTCACGTAGTTCATTGTTCCGGGTCATGGCCTGGGCTGCCCGAGCACGTGGCCCCTGCTGTGTGAAGTGGTAGCCAAAGCGGACAATGGAGGGACACTGCTCGAGCACGGTGGCCATCTCCATCTCCACTGCATCGCCAGGCCACTGGCGCTGGGGGACGGAGAGGTGAACCCTGTCAGCCCCCCTCTCTGTGTTGTTCACCGCGCCATACCACCAACCCTTTGGGAGGTCGAAAAAGCTTGTTTCATCAGAAGGGGTGATAAGAGGTGCTGACCTTGGCTCCCCTCATAGAGACAACGAAGAGGTTTCAGACAAGAttggtgagatcctgacccagTGGCAGCCTCAGGGAGGAGACTCGGTGAATATTAGTTGAATGACCAGGGGACCAGGGGAGGGAAAGCTCACCTGGTTGTCTACACGGAGCTCAGTGAGTGTGGCATTTTCCCGAACTGCCTTCAGCACAGCCATGAGCCCTGTGCTGCTAATGAAGTTGGATTCAATGTTCAGGCTCTGGAGGCTACGATTCTCACGCAACATGTCAGCCACCGCCTGGGTAGTAGGGACTTGGGTTAGGATTAGGGGACAGTTTCACAGATGActgaggagagaaagaacaggagcaAGAGGGAAACACAGCTCTTTGAGAAGAGTCCTTGAGGAGCTgtaggtggggagagagggagatggaagggAGCATAGGTCGTAGGGGAAGCAGGGAGGTTAAGTGTGTGGTGGAGTTGGCGGGGTGGTAGAGCAAGCTGTGGCTCTCCGAGAAGGTGATCTGAGGATTTCCGAGCTAAGAGCCATGGGACTGAGGGTAGGAGTCTCCATCAGGCCATCCTAAGATTACGTGATGGGAATAGCATCCCCAGCACAACCCCAACCCCTTATGACAGCCCTGGCAGGGATGCATGTCAAGGGGTGCATgtatggggagggggctgggattTCAAGTTGCCTTACATTGGCGATGGGGTCACCACTCCTTGTGGCCACCAGACTGAGGCTCCGGACATAGGTATTTGTCTTCATGGCCTCACACAACTCAGTTAGCATGGGTATTGGGATGTCCTGTCAGAGGAGAAGAGATGGTGGGCTAAGGGACCCACATATCTGGGACTCACATAGTTATCCCATTTATTATTTGGAACATAGATAGGGGTCAGATACCTGTATGTTATTGAGGTtcacctcctccagctccttgTCATTGTTTCGAACGCTCTTTAGTATCTCCTCAATGTTTGTGGGATTTGGGGGCTCATCTGGCACCGGCTTGTACTTGTCAGGCTGCACCACACCTGGCGGGCAAGGGCCAGAAGGAAACCACGACATGTCCCCCACAACCTCCTCCCCATTGGTTCTCCCATTACTTCTGTACCATGTCCTCTCCATGATCCCCATTTCACCCTTCGCCACCTTTAATCAGACCTTGGGACTGCCTTCCCAAAGCCCTGGATGCCATGCTTCCAAACACTCACTGCTAATGCCTTCGGTGTTGCAGATTTCTCCGCTGCAGATGGCGTCATAGTATTGCTTGTTGCTCATCAGTGTGTACATGCCCAGAATTGCTGGAGAGAGTACGTAGAGGGGGGACAGGGAATGAGAAGAAGGAGTTTGTTCCAAATCCCCTCCCTTCTCATTCTGAATCTGTTGCAGTTTTTTAAAGCCTGACTTCTCCCCCCTCTTCCAAAGAGGTTCCCACTCTCCCTAGGTCCCAGGGTTTCCTTCTATGAACTGCTTAAGGTggtagtttttaaaactttgagggtaggggggcacccgggtggctccatcggttaaatgtccaactcttgatttcagctcaggtcatgatttcatggttcatgagattgagccccgcatcgggctctgcactgacagcacagagcctgtttgggattctctctctccttctttctctgtccctccccacctcaaaataaataaataaactttaaaaaaatcaaacaaacaattTTGAGACAGGGCTAAGGGAAGGTCCCTAAGGAGCCCCTAGAGGGTAAGGGAGGGAAAAACAACAGTGTTTCAcattcaaaaaaaagagaaaagagtgaggGAGTCTGTTAGACTTCCTCCTGTTTCCAGCCAGAATAGTTCTACTTTTATCTGCTTTATAATCCCTATAAACTTGTCTCTGAGATGTGAATGtattagattaaaaaatgaatgagtgaatacataagcaaaaacttaaaaccatgacctgaggctTTCTCTAACATTCATGTCCTGTTCAGGGCCTTCCTCACTAGTCCCATGGCCTGGCTAGAACTGCCCTGCCCTGAATCTCCCCACCCTCCCTAACCTTCCACTGCTGCCCACCTGCAATATCACACATTTCAGCGTCTGTGGCATGGGCCAATGCCTCTTCCAGTTCAGGCTCCAGAGTGATCTGCTCCTGTGCAGGAATTTCCCTCTTGGGCTGAATGTAGGGTTTCCCTGATGGGGAGATGAAGGGTGGCTCAGGTGGAGGTCATTCCTCCTACGATTCTTGTCTCtagcttccttcctttccttctccaggaGGTGGAGTCTTGGGTCACTAGGGGCCACTGTAAGGCCCAAGTCCTCTACCAGCTCAGGACTCCTGGGTCCCCTAATCTCTCCTAAAAGCTGGAGAGTGAAAGAGGCATGTGTGTTTCAGGGTGGCCAGGTCCTTGGGCAGCTAGAAGCTGGAAGGTCAGAGGGAAGCTGGAGGGGGGTGCACTTGAGAGATGACCATTGGGTTTTGGTAGGCATGGTTGTTAGTGTCTCCATACCCTTCTTCTCGCCTGTGAAGGGCACCAAGTCATCACGTTCTTTGACCTCTAGTGCCTGCTGTTCCAGATACTGCAAAAGGGCATCCCGGTCCAGTGGCCCCGTTGGGCTCTTCTTTGTCTGGTCACGTTGTCTTAGTCCAGCGGGCAGGAGCATGTTCTTCGGGATGAGTTTTGGGGAGGAAGTCAGACCTCTGATCTGGGGTACCTCCAGGGCTCCCTAAACATCTGCACACACCTTTTCCCTGGCCCTCTTGGGATTCCAAGCCCTGTAGGCAGCCCTGATCTCAGCCACCCGGGGCCCACCACCCCTTCCCCAATGCTCGGAGGCTGCCCCTGTTTCCTCGTTGGTTCCTTGTGCCAGAGCCCCTACCTCAGGGTCCATCTCCTGTAGCTCGCAGTCCAGCTGCTCCAGCTCCTCGGGGCTCAAGGTCTTTAGAATCTCATCTTCATCTATGTCTCTGTATTTCTCCAGTTCCTTCTGATACGATGACATGatggccccaccccctccccactctggtgCTCACGGAGCCTGGGGGGAATGGGGAAAGTGATTGGATGATGGAAAGATACACATGGACACAGCAGGACACAGATGAGCCAGGGGGCAGAACGATGAACTGGATGCCTTGGAGGCTAGAAATCTAGCTGGGCAGGGGAAGGTGGGGACTTATGTTGTTTAGAACCAGagcttccttcttcctgcttccccAGCTTCAGCCACCCTGGATGGGGATCCCAGGCATCCAAGCGTGATTTGTCTGCCCATTGTGTGACAGAGAAATCCTGGCAACACCCTCCCTTATAACCTCGTCCGTCCATGCCTCTTGCCCAAGCACAGCTGCCAAGGGCCCTGCCAACACAACTGGCCCCAGGCCCAGTTCCTATTGAAAGGAAGGGGGGCATACAAAGAGTTTCAGGGaaattcctcttctcttccccacgATCCAGTCTTTTTTCCTAAACTCGAAGAAAGCAAGGGGGAAAAGAGACAGTTCTCTTACCCTACccccatttcctcttttattgTGGGGGAATCAAGATTTCACTTTCTATGTTTGCCAAAACTCTAAATCCTAAGGGAAAGCAAGGGCTCAGAGGAGCTGGGGGGGAGTGCCAGGTTGGGGGAAGGGTGGTATGGTCTCAGGAGAAGGGGCTGAGTCCCCATAATTTGTCCCTGACTTTGGACGGGAAGGTGACACCGGACCAATGGGTGGGAAATACCTTCTAAATGCGATAAAGTTTCTCTAAAAACAGTGGGAAGATTAAACTTGCACAATCTCTTACAATACAGAAAATACACACAAGCTACACATACACACCATACTGAATATGAAAGATCCAGAAAGTGTGTGAGATATTTGCATGGACAATGTACACTATGGTTAAGGGATAGGACAGACAGTGGCAGAAACATACGCTGAGGGACGGAGACACTCCACATCATTCCCGAAAGGAGCcgctcctctcctcccacctcccaccaggCTCTGGTCCATAAGCCCCCTGCCTTCCCACCTACCAGTCCTGGTGGCCACCTCCCTTCTCACCTCCCCTTCTGTCGGTTGGTCTGTCAGTGCTACTGGAGCACTGTCCCCGCGGCAGGAAGAGCCCAGTGccggggagagggtgggggaacaGTGAGctcagcattttattattttagctctggccaggtggggggtggtgggagatCACATATACACAGCCCCCATACCCTGCCCAGCCCTGAGAGCCTCTAGTGGCCACTCACAGCCATGgcacttccttcccttcctgcatGTAAGCCAGAGTCCTAGAAACTAGGGGAATCATGTCATTCCTTCTTATTTGGTGTCTTGCTATATTCAAAGCAGTGAATATAAGGTGATATAAAGGGGAGTACAGGAATTTCGTTTGGAGGTCTAATTTAAAGGTGTTTATAATCCAGCTGGAGGAGTGAATACTTACAATTTAAAAAGGGCAGCTCATAATAAATgctattaaacaaaataaagacccATATATACTCAGACATTCACAAAGACTTCTTGCTCCCAACTCAATGAGACACAGACAAAGGggatctttctcttttattagattaaaaaacacaaataaaaccaaTAGGAActggggggaaagaaagatggaaaagggCCAGGCAAAGGTCAGAGATGACCAAGAGGAGaaccagggagaggaaggggaacatTAAGAGCCCCAAGTCAGGGCAGGAAAGAGGTTTCTAAGGACTACTCCTCTCCTTATTTGATGACAATTTTCTGGCGCAAGGCTCGAGGcccagagccagggaggggctcgGGAGGTGGCGGGCCAGGGCCCAGCGCTGAGGCCGTGGGCGGCAGTCCGTGGGCAGTGATGTACTTCTTATAGGCCTCACGGATGATCTTGAAGGCTCGAGCAGTGGCGTAGGGGATGTCTGTGACAGGGTCCCGGTACAGAGCTGGGCGATGGGTCACAGGGCAGACCTCCCGAACAGGGACCTTTGGGGGCCGCCCTTGGGGAAACCATTCCTCGAATGTCGCATCATCACTGAAAGTGATGAAGGTACGGGAGCAGCGAGCAGGAGGGACGATGGGTCCAGTGCCGGCACGGGGAGTCAGTGCAGAAGCTGTGGGAGCAGGATCCAGtctgaggggagagacagagaaacacaaaaagtCTGAGGAGAGAAAACAACAGACAAAGAGATAAGACaggtgaggaaagagaggaaggaggcagaatgACGGCAACAATCGGAGAGAATCTATTAAGTGACAGATGGGGAGAAGCAAGCTGTGCTGGGTGGGAAAACtgctgagagaggggagagagactaaaaacagaaacacagctgAGGGAAGAGGACCCTGAAGGACATCTGTGTATTGGAGAGCTGTGTGAGGAGAACTGAGGATGGCAGGGAGAaggctctcttcccttctcccctgtgaCGCACTCACCCTTCCACATCCACATTCTCTTCTTTAGGGCCTGGCTCCCCAACGAGCGGCACTGTCACCGAATGATAGGTGATTATGGGCCCAGGGCACTTCCGCTTCTTGTGCACCTGCTTCTTTTTGTCAGCCTCAAGCCGCTCATAGGTCTCTTCAGGGTCAAAGGGAGGAATGAGGGGGCGGTGAGTTCCCCCGTGCCCACACTCATGTCTGTCCTGTCTAGTCCCTGCCTGCCCAAGCCACTCACACCAATCCTCTGAGGCCCCCCTAGCACCTCCTAGTTCCGACATTCTTTGCTtgaccaccccccaacccccgacATCCTCTCCGCCCACCTCTCCCGTTCACTCAGCTCCTCACGCACTCAGACAGCAGGACTCTGGAGCTGGAAGGAACCCTTGGATGAGGAGCCTGTTTGCCCAAGCTGCCCTGTCCGCTCACTCCCAGCCACGGCAGCGCGCTGCGTCTTCAGGCATCTCTGGTCATTACAGAGTTCTCTCCTATTTCCAGCTGAAATATGTTGCCTGATGACACTGTTTCACCTTTTCAAGCTGTAAAGGACACAGGTCCAACCTGTCTTCCCCATGACAGTCCTTTACATAGTTGAAATTAGTATCCAGGTCTCTCCCTCCAGGCCGATCACAACACCCATTCCTTGAACCATTTCTCATAAAACATGGTTTTGAGACACACTCTCTTTTTCCTAACCCCTGTGCCTAGGACACTTCCATTACTGTACTTTTCACAGTCTATGGCAGAGGCCACATGCTGGCAGCTTCTCTAAGTGTTTTGTTTGATCTGTattgtattttagagaaaatttgaaatagttactgatatttgaaaatgaggaaattacgtttaaatacagagatttctggtccttctttttttttttttttttttttttttttgagagagtgggcaCATGTGCAAACggggagaaagggcagagggaaggagagagaatcttaagcaggctccatgctcagcacagagccagacgcacgGCTTgatccacaaccctgggatcatgacctgagctgaaatcaagagtcaatcaaCTGATTGAgcggcccaggtgcccctctggtccttcttaaaaaaataacaaggaggggcgccttggtggcttaggttaagcgtccaacttcagctcaggtcacgatctcacagtttgtgagttggagccctgcatcaggctttgagctgatagcttagagcctggagcctgttcggattctgtgtctccctctctctctgcccctcccccggtcacattctgtctctgtctctctctcaaaaataaacataaaaaaaaaaaaaattaacaaggaaatcGGGCAACCTGGCATCTGCGTTGTCACATGGCAACAACGAGCTGGGCAGAAGAACCAATCCTCCTTCTGAGCGCTCCTCTTATTCGCCACAGTCCCATCTGGACAGTGACACTGCTCTATGGTAGTTCATCGCTGGTACACAGGTCTCCTCCTGAAGGGCAGTGACTGTGACTCATGTTACCTACAGATTATCAGGGCCATGCGGTGTGCCACCCATTACAGgcactcaacaagtatttgttaatgTTCAGTAGGGCAAAATATTCCTGATCCCTTTCCTCTGAATGAACtccaaatttctgtttcttaagtGCGCATCCAATCTTCTAGATAAAGTCTGACCAGAAAAGTGTGCTCTGGAAACCCCACCAATGATTTAGCCTCTCTCGTACTTGGAATTCTGGTTGGTAAtgttgctttctttcccttctgccaaCCTTCCAACACTTCCCCTTTCAAACACTTCCCTGTACCTTCTGGAACTCCTGCTCTATAACCAGCCAACTCATCTATGTCCTCAAGTTTCTCACTGTGAATTCCTTCCACAACTTGTCTTCCTGGAAGCCTGTCATCCCAAGGCCACTGCTCTCCCTGCAGCCCTCTGGTGGAGGTCTCTCGTCCTGCCACCTCCCATGCAGGGTGTGCCTGGGTCCTGTTGAGCCCACACTGCAACTTTAGACCACTGCTTCTCTCCCCACGCGCAAACCCACTTCTCTCTGGAGACTTATGCCACCAGGCTAGATCATGTTTCTTTCCTGTCATgctcactccctcactctctgaaGACTTCAGCAATGCTTTCCACTGTTCCTCTCCACTCAACTCTTCTCATCCTTCATCACCCTGGTGACCTCAAAGTGCACATGGGTAGCCCCTTCAACATCCCATCCCCACAGTTTACGGATCTCATCTTCCTGTCCGTGACACATTTGTTGCTCCATTCCACTATGGCTACAGCCGGGAACTGCCCCAGCTCTGAAATACTAAAAATCACACATCCCAGGCTCTGGCCGCAACATCCTATGCTTTGGGTGTTTTGCTCCACAATTCTAGATATCCTCTGTCCTTTATACCTCCCATACATGGATCTCTCCTCATTCTATCTGGCACCCCCCTCCAgtcttcattgttcttttttttcttccagtttcctttttaaatcaagGTTAGGTTCCTCAACCTATCATTTCAGTCACTCTCATCAATCTACACTCCCTGGTCCAGACCTGGATTGCTGAGTGCTCCTGGAAAAATACTACACAACAGGCTAGACTGGAACCACCATGAATGCATGTTCCCCAAATTCAACAGACTCCCCCAACACCAGCAGATAATTCTATCtcaactatttcttttctttcttcttcttcttattacttttttttagggagagagaagatgtgCGTGCAGTGGAGAAGAggcgagggagagaaagaatttaagcaggctccatgctcagcacagagctcgacacggggcgcgatctcacaaccctgggatcatgatcggAGCTTAAAtcgagaatcagatgctcaaccgactgagccacccaggcgcccctgaactacTTCAAGCACATTTCACTATCTTCAAGCTTCCAACTCTATGCCCAACACCTGACAGGTGATAGTGCCTAAAAGACATCAGATGAGAACCACTCCAATGTCCTGCTATGGGTTTATAAACCTCCAACTACAagccatccttccttcctcctccataaTTTAGGCCAATTCTTCCACCTGTACTCTAGCTACCCCACTCCCCCCACATCTCACTTCTCCAAAAACCCACCCTATTAactatcctttctttcttctctgtcattAAACTTTCAGTTGCTTCTCACCAAAGACAAGAGTTCCTCTAATCTTagataaaacaaacaaggaaaactGTACATTGACCCCAGATCCTATAGGTTTTACTCCTTAAACCACCCTTCACAGCCAAGCTCTATAAGTTTGGCTCCCCAGCTGGCTTCAAAATGGTGTAGTCTCCAAAAAGTGTTCCCTAAGTTCATCTGACCTCCTTGTCATCAAAACAAATGGACACTTCACAGTTCTCCTCTTGAGTAGCATTTCTGCAGCATTCAGCAGagactctctctcaaacattttctttccttggtgttctttttctttttttaatatttatttatttatttggggggagggaagggcagagagagagggaaggaaagaatcccaagcaggctctgcgctgacagtgtggggctcaaacccacgaactgtgagatcatgacacgagccgaaaccaagaggcagacacttaactgactgaccacccaagtgcccctccttgGCATTCTTAAGATAAATTCTCCTGAAGTTCTCCAAATCCTGGCCACTGCTAAGCTCCTCTTGTACATCTGCAGGGTTCTCTTCGGcctgtcttctcttccccatGCTTTCTCCCTGGGTGATCTGATCCACTCCAATCTCATCAATGCTATCCATACTCTACAGACTTCCAAATTTCTGTTTCCAGCCTAGATCTCTTGTCCAAGCCCAGATGTGTACACTGAACTCTCAGCACTGCATGGACCACTCAAAAACTCCTCGAATTCAACATGTTCAAAAATGAACTTCTTGTCCCCCCTGCAGAACCTGCTTCTGCAGGGTCTCCGATGTCAGCTACTGGTACAAGAAGCCCGGGTGTTACCCTCCTTACAGTGGCCCAAACCAACCAATGTGGTCAAAGGATGAGGACTGTAATTACAGTGACATCAAGGTCACCTCACTGTTTGTGATGGTTCTCAGTCATTTCTGTTTTGAGGGATAGCTACTGTTTGAAAGTACTGAATTACCATCAAAGATTAAATATTCAATGTTAAAGTCACCataacaaaacaggaaaacaaacccTGAAGATGTTGCAACTGAAGTAAATCTTTTCTCAATCATTGTGTTCTTTTGGAGTTATCTACAtttgagaaatataaaagtaGAATGGGATGGGTCCCAGATATTCTGCATAAACAATACTCAACTCCACATTTGGGCTATCCATGTTTAATCACATGTGTTTgaccaaaaataaaagattcagagAGAAAGATTCgacgggggttgggggagaaagacagagagaacaaaGCACATATTATAGGTGATTGTATGTGTTATTTCACTCAATAGAAGTATGCCCCAGATCGAGCATGTGACAGGATGTGTATAACCTGCCATTCCCTCGTGTACCTCTCATCATTTGCAACTCTCAACGCCctataaagaaatatatgtttTGTACAATATATTACTTTACGTGACAGTGTACTCGGCACATAAACTGAAgggattttaaagaattttgactTTAGCTCATCTCATGGACTAATTCTGGCGAATTTCTAATTTTCATGATTATCATTAAAGGAGGCATTATCACCCCACCTTGTGAACCAGGACAGCAAGATGCAAGTAGGTTAAGCAATCTGTCAGCAGTCTTACAAGCAACTGAACGGCagaactaggatttgaactcagttcTATTCGATTCTTATTTTATACAAACACACTTTTTCTTCAATGTAACTTGTTCTTTAGAGCCCAGCTAACTGCCTCACTCCTTGCTCCTAATCCCTCactctccccatttccttcctctgatTCCCTTCTTCTGGATCTTCAACCCCCCCCAGCTCTTCAGGCCCTTCAGTCTCTGTTTTTCTAAggttccccctccctctgcccactagTCTCAAAACCAGACTGACCTAGTGAACGTAAGTTGAGCTCCTCTGTGATCTTGGCCTCTCTTAGCAGCTCCTCCTGGGTCAGTGGCCGCTCACAATGGGGCCCCTTTCGCCGCCGTGactgtccctgcctctcctgTACCCGAAGAAATGTCTGTCTTGTATGCTCAGCTGTAGACTGACGCATGGACTTCCGACCTGGGGAAGAAGTCAGAGAGGAAGAAATCTTTGAATTCATGTCcacctcctttatttttaattttaaaacttatttggaaatcatttcaaacttacaaaaaagttgTAAGAGGAGTCCACAGAAAGTACCTATGTATCCTTTACCCAGATCACTTCCTGTTAACCTTTTGCCCCATTTGCATCGCGTGTGTTTTCCCGAATGATTAAGTTGCACACATCTTAGTTCTCGACCCTAAATACTTCACTgtatatttcctaagaataaggGCTTCCCTTATATAACCATAGTACAGTTGTCAACTTCAGTTAACTTGCCATGAATACAATACTTTTTCATTATGTTCTGATTGACCCAATTGACCCAATTGTCAATTGACCCAAACATCTCCACACTCACTGTCAGAGCCATCATCCTGTAGTTCTAATGGCAGCAGTGCTTTCTCTTCTCGGGCCTTCTGAGAGCTACCAGCTGGAGTGCTGACCTTTCGAGGCCTCAAGCTCTTGAGAGGCTCCTGGGAACAGATTGGAATCAGATACCATGGAACAGAAGTAATACGGAGAAagatgaggattttaagagaaaacTAGTCCTGTGGGAAATAGGACTGGCATGGGGAGT from Panthera leo isolate Ple1 chromosome C1, P.leo_Ple1_pat1.1, whole genome shotgun sequence encodes the following:
- the TMOD4 gene encoding tropomodulin-4; translation: MSSYQKELEKYRDIDEDEILKTLSPEELEQLDCELQEMDPENMLLPAGLRQRDQTKKSPTGPLDRDALLQYLEQQALEVKERDDLVPFTGEKKGKPYIQPKREIPAQEQITLEPELEEALAHATDAEMCDIAAILGMYTLMSNKQYYDAICSGEICNTEGISSVVQPDKYKPVPDEPPNPTNIEEILKSVRNNDKELEEVNLNNIQDIPIPMLTELCEAMKTNTYVRSLSLVATRSGDPIANAVADMLRENRSLQSLNIESNFISSTGLMAVLKAVRENATLTELRVDNQRQWPGDAVEMEMATVLEQCPSIVRFGYHFTQQGPRARAAQAMTRNNELRRQQKKR
- the VPS72 gene encoding vacuolar protein sorting-associated protein 72 homolog, translating into MSLAGGRAPRKTAGNRLSGLLEAEEEDEFYQTTYGGFTEESGDDEYQGDQSDTEDEVDSDFDIDEGDEPSSDGEAEEPRRKRRVVTKAYKEPLKSLRPRKVSTPAGSSQKAREEKALLPLELQDDGSDSRKSMRQSTAEHTRQTFLRVQERQGQSRRRKGPHCERPLTQEELLREAKITEELNLRSLETYERLEADKKKQVHKKRKCPGPIITYHSVTVPLVGEPGPKEENVDVEGLDPAPTASALTPRAGTGPIVPPARCSRTFITFSDDATFEEWFPQGRPPKVPVREVCPVTHRPALYRDPVTDIPYATARAFKIIREAYKKYITAHGLPPTASALGPGPPPPEPLPGSGPRALRQKIVIK